One part of the Lycium ferocissimum isolate CSIRO_LF1 chromosome 8, AGI_CSIRO_Lferr_CH_V1, whole genome shotgun sequence genome encodes these proteins:
- the LOC132067527 gene encoding uncharacterized protein LOC132067527, with translation MSRFVIFFLFFVVAIHIANGLNPRKLDEGESKCGGCPCDKPCNPPSPPPPPPSPPPPPPDLPPPSPPPPKKPPSGYNCPPPPCSDGCGGGGGGGGENVPSSPNSQYIYMTGPPGDLYPVDHNVDGAKRSFSSGFSLLISGFFLGLLLFW, from the coding sequence ATGTCGCGATTCgtgatttttttcttattttttgtggTGGCTATACATATAGCCAATGGATTGAATCCACGAAAACTCGATGAGGGTGAGAGCAAGTGTGGAGGTTGTCCTTGTGACAAACCTTGTAATCCAccttcaccaccaccacctccaccttcaccaccaccacctccacCAGATTTGCCACCACCATCACCGCCACCACCAAAGAAACCGCCAAGCGGCTATAACTGCCCTCCTCCTCCTTGTTCCGATGGTTGCGGCGGAGGaggaggtggtggtggtgaaaaTGTTCCCTCTTCTCCAAATTCACAATATATCTATATGACTGGTCCACCAGGGGATTTGTACCCCGTTGACCATAACGTTGATGGTGCAAAAAGGAGCTTTTCTAGTGGATTTTCACTTTTGATCAGTGGATTCTTCTTGGGATTGCTTTTATTTTGGTGA